TCCGCCAAGGAGGACGGTGGGCCCGCATCGCCTTGGGAGAAGCGCTCCCAGAGGGCCGCAGGTCCCGTGGCCCGGGGACACACCGCGCCGAGCCCGCTGATGACGATGCGCCGGCTCATTGGGCGGCCCTCCCTGTCTCCGGAAAGCGCCGGGCGACGAGGGCGACGTTCGCCCCACCGAACGCGGACTTGGTGCTCATCAGCGTGTCGATGCGTTGGGCGCGGCCCTCGCCACGCACCACGTCGACGTCGCACTTCGGGTCCAGCTCCTCGCAGTTGAGGGTGGGCGGGAGGAAGTCGCGAGCCATGCCCAGCACGGAGCCGATGAGCTCCAGCGCGCCGGAGGCCCCCAGCGTGTGGCCGAAGTAGGGCTTGAGGGAGTTGACCGGCACCGACGCGGCTCGCGCACCGAAGACGCCTCGCAGGGCCTGGCACTCCGCGGGGTCATTGGCCGGCGTCCCGGTTCCGTGGAGGTTGACGAAGTCGATCTGCTCCGTCGTCAGCCCGGCCTGTCGCAAGGCGAGCGTCATCGCTTGTTGGAGCCCCCGACCCTCGGGGTGGGGGCTGGTGGGGTGATGGGCATCGCCCGCCGTTCCCCAGCCGCACAGCTCCGCATGGATTCGCGCGCCCCGCTGGCGCGCGTGGTTCAGCTCCTCGAGCACGAGGATGCCCGCGCCCTCGCCGAGTACCATCCCATTGCGCCGATGGTCGAAGGGGCGGCACACCGTGGGCGTCATGGCGCGCAGGACGGAGAAGCCACTGAAGCTGAGCAGGGTCAGTGCGTCCGCTCCTCCCGCCAGCATCACGGAGGCCCGTCCCTGACGGATTTCGTCCAGTGCCCGGCCCATGGCGAGGCTGCTGGACACGCAGGCCATGGTGACGGTGGACAGGATGCCGCCCAGGCCGAACCGGTCCGCGACGTTCCGCGCGATGGAGGAGAAGGGGACCTCCCCGAAGTGTCTCCGGCGAGTGTCCTCATCACCTCCGGAGCGAATGACCTGTTCGAGGGACAAGGCGGGTCCACGGCTCGTGCCCAGCATGACCCCCGTCTCCTCCCGCCAGCTCCCCTGGGCTTCGAGCCCACTGTCGCGGAGAGCCTGCTCCGCGGCGTGAAGGGCCAGCTTTGACACGCGGTCCACACCGTCGTCGGGCGCCTCGTCCGGCAGGTCCACCACGCCCGCGGAGTACGTCCGGCCTTCGATGTCGAACGGGGCGGTCCGCCGGATGCCGCTGCGGCGGTTCGACAGGGCCTGGGCAAGCTCGTCGGCGGACAGCGCATTGGCGGCCGTCACGCCAAGGCCCGTGATGACGACGCGGTGGGGGCTCATGAGAGCTTCTCCAGTGGCTCGGACGGCGCCGTGTCCACCAGACAGTCGTGGCCCGGGATGATGTGGCGGTATTCACGGAGGAGCTTGCGGCGGGTGTGGCTGTAGAGCTCGGTGTCTTGCGCGAGCTGGAGCTCCCGCTCGGCGTTCTCCACCAAGGTCTTCCGTGTGAAGAGCGCGTCCCCCGCGATGAGGATTTTTCGCGGCGTGCCCTCATCGTCCGTGCGGGCGCGGTGCGCGACGACGGAGATATGCCCATGGGTATGGCCCGGCGTGGGCAGCACCTCGACCTCCTCCGTCAGCCAGTGGCTGCCGTCGACAGGGACGAAGCGCGAGTCACGTTCGAGCACGCGGTTGTAGAACCCGATGTTCCGAGTCACCTCGCGCACGATGGACCGGACATAGAACTCCTTCACCGTCTGGTAATGCTCGCGCAGCAGCTCCGAGGTCGCGGCTTTCCCAGGGGTATGGTCCTGGTGATACGCCTCGATGAAGTGCGCGTTCTCGACGAAGTCCTTGGCGCCCACGACGTATTGCGCGTTGCGGAACAGCAAGTGATTGCCGCAGTGGTCGTAGTGGAGGTGCGTGGCGACGACCACGTCCACGTCATCCGGTGTCAGGCCGCGTTCCTTGAGTGCCAGCACCAGGCGTCCCGCGTCGTCGCACAGACCGCTGTCCACCAGGATGTTGCGCTGTTGGGATTGCACGAGGGTGACAGTGGAGCGCAGCCGTGGAAAGCCGCTCCCCTGGAGCAGCACATTCAAGAGCATGGTGATGTGTTTCCTTGGGCTAGGCGCCCAGCATCAATTCGCCGTCGGCGACCAGCGCTTCACCCACCCGTGCTTCGACCTTCACGTGGTGGATGGTGCCGAGGCTCTTGAGGTGCGTGGCCCGGACACGGAGCTGGTCTCCCGGAACGACAGGGCGGCGGAAGCGCATCCGGTGGATGTTGGCCATCACGCCCGGCCGCGCTGGCTGCTGTGTCGCCGGCTCCACGGGCGCGAGGTCGGGGCGGCTCCTCGTGCGGAGCATGACGCCCGCCACCTGGGCCATGGATTCGACGATGAGCACGCCGGGCATGATGGGGTGCTCGGGAAAGTGCCCTTGGAAGAAAGGCTCGTTCGCCGTGACGCACTTGATTCCCTCGGCGAACACGCCGGGTTCCAAGCTGTCAATCCGGTCGACCATGAGCATCGGATAGCGATGCGGCAGGAGCTGGAGGAGCTCCTGGATGCCGAGCCCGGCGGGCGTTGCTTCCTGCTGATTAGGCACAGGCGGCCTTCTTCCCGCCTTCCGCGATGAGCCGGTTGACCAGCGCCGCGAGCGTGTCGATGGAGTGGAACTCCTTGGCGACGCTGTCATCCGCGATGACGACGCCCCACTTCTCCTCGATGCCGACCACGATCTCCAACGCCTCGACGCTGTCGAGTCCCAGACCTCCCGCCTCAC
This genomic stretch from Myxococcus virescens harbors:
- a CDS encoding beta-ketoacyl-[acyl-carrier-protein] synthase family protein, whose product is MSPHRVVITGLGVTAANALSADELAQALSNRRSGIRRTAPFDIEGRTYSAGVVDLPDEAPDDGVDRVSKLALHAAEQALRDSGLEAQGSWREETGVMLGTSRGPALSLEQVIRSGGDEDTRRRHFGEVPFSSIARNVADRFGLGGILSTVTMACVSSSLAMGRALDEIRQGRASVMLAGGADALTLLSFSGFSVLRAMTPTVCRPFDHRRNGMVLGEGAGILVLEELNHARQRGARIHAELCGWGTAGDAHHPTSPHPEGRGLQQAMTLALRQAGLTTEQIDFVNLHGTGTPANDPAECQALRGVFGARAASVPVNSLKPYFGHTLGASGALELIGSVLGMARDFLPPTLNCEELDPKCDVDVVRGEGRAQRIDTLMSTKSAFGGANVALVARRFPETGRAAQ
- a CDS encoding MBL fold metallo-hydrolase encodes the protein MLLNVLLQGSGFPRLRSTVTLVQSQQRNILVDSGLCDDAGRLVLALKERGLTPDDVDVVVATHLHYDHCGNHLLFRNAQYVVGAKDFVENAHFIEAYHQDHTPGKAATSELLREHYQTVKEFYVRSIVREVTRNIGFYNRVLERDSRFVPVDGSHWLTEEVEVLPTPGHTHGHISVVAHRARTDDEGTPRKILIAGDALFTRKTLVENAERELQLAQDTELYSHTRRKLLREYRHIIPGHDCLVDTAPSEPLEKLS
- the fabZ gene encoding 3-hydroxyacyl-ACP dehydratase FabZ, with product MPNQQEATPAGLGIQELLQLLPHRYPMLMVDRIDSLEPGVFAEGIKCVTANEPFFQGHFPEHPIMPGVLIVESMAQVAGVMLRTRSRPDLAPVEPATQQPARPGVMANIHRMRFRRPVVPGDQLRVRATHLKSLGTIHHVKVEARVGEALVADGELMLGA
- a CDS encoding acyl carrier protein, coding for MHPDNTEVKSGLKAMIVDRLRLDIDPASIPDGAPLFGGDSQEGEAGGLGLDSVEALEIVVGIEEKWGVVIADDSVAKEFHSIDTLAALVNRLIAEGGKKAACA